In Desulfovibrio sp. 86, the following proteins share a genomic window:
- the dut gene encoding dUTP diphosphatase, whose protein sequence is MLLDDVLGLPDAVQADSTVDVAFVRPEARQLYAQDGDDFFAPATSSSAGFDLRACLTGDKGAEAVIAPGQRLKIGTGIAVQPRAAGIAGFVYSRSGLGARDGLTVAQGVGVIDPDYTGEILVVLLNTSGQERRIANGERIAQLIFQPFMRPRWREVQELAPTERGSGGFGHTGR, encoded by the coding sequence ATGCTGCTGGACGACGTGCTCGGTCTGCCCGACGCGGTGCAGGCCGACAGCACTGTGGATGTGGCCTTTGTCCGCCCTGAGGCCCGTCAGCTTTACGCCCAGGACGGCGACGATTTTTTTGCCCCTGCCACCAGCAGTTCCGCGGGCTTTGACCTGCGCGCCTGCCTCACTGGCGACAAGGGCGCAGAGGCAGTTATCGCCCCTGGCCAGCGCCTCAAGATCGGCACGGGCATTGCCGTGCAGCCCCGCGCAGCGGGCATTGCTGGCTTTGTTTACTCCCGCAGCGGCCTTGGCGCGCGCGACGGCCTGACCGTGGCCCAGGGCGTGGGCGTCATCGATCCCGACTATACGGGGGAAATCCTGGTGGTTCTACTGAACACCTCCGGGCAGGAACGCCGCATCGCCAATGGCGAACGCATTGCCCAACTCATCTTTCAGCCCTTTATGCGGCCACGCTGGCGCGAAGTGCAGGAGCTGGCTCCCACCGAGCGCGGTTCCGGCGGCTTCGGCCACACAGGGCGCTGA
- a CDS encoding DUF47 domain-containing protein: MFPALLPKSAPFFAMLAEQNSLLRRMAGLLVEMLDDVSNMDHIHKEIAFLEEEADVLHSQIIRDLTQTFITPIDREDILRINQEQEECMDCLHSLSTRLHIFEFTRIRFPALQMARTISAMLDMSRLMLEGLTHRRDCHKTRAFRNLRGECDMLLAVGLAELLDEQQEITVPQIMQTLKWSQAYERMSILLEQVNALAETIEEAVLKNV, translated from the coding sequence ATGTTTCCAGCGCTGTTGCCCAAATCCGCACCGTTTTTCGCCATGCTGGCAGAGCAGAACAGTCTTCTGCGGCGCATGGCGGGCCTGCTGGTTGAAATGCTGGACGATGTGTCCAATATGGATCATATCCATAAGGAAATCGCCTTTCTGGAAGAAGAGGCGGATGTGCTGCACAGCCAGATCATCCGCGACCTGACGCAGACCTTCATTACCCCCATCGACCGTGAAGACATCCTGCGCATCAATCAGGAGCAGGAAGAGTGCATGGACTGCCTCCACAGCCTGAGCACCCGCCTGCACATTTTTGAATTCACGCGCATACGTTTCCCCGCGCTTCAGATGGCCCGCACCATCAGCGCCATGCTGGACATGAGCCGTCTTATGCTTGAGGGGCTGACCCACAGGCGCGACTGCCACAAAACACGCGCCTTCCGCAATCTGCGGGGCGAGTGCGACATGTTGCTGGCCGTGGGCCTGGCGGAACTGCTGGACGAACAGCAGGAAATCACCGTGCCCCAGATCATGCAGACGCTTAAATGGAGCCAGGCCTATGAACGCATGAGCATCCTGCTTGAGCAGGTCAATGCCCTGGCGGAAACCATTGAAGAAGCGGTGCTGAAAAATGTTTGA
- a CDS encoding glycosyltransferase family protein, protein MQRILWLGSPFFGVELHAGGWQDVALHNVGGDRAFGWEDLVRLAGFVPDVLVVGDNSRPPFVLGVEKFPCLTVYYSVDSHIHSWQPFYAQAFDACMVSLRDDIPRFHGPFLAKDRVWWSPPFAWAQDQPDPDVQSVWDCLFVGTVSENTPLRSEFLRALGSQLPGLHVETGSYRRLFPQGRVLLNHCERGDLNFRTFEALGCGGCLVTPRVGHGFAQLFVDGEHLVGYAPNDVGDALFRIKFLLEHPDVAAHIRATGLAEVNARHRAAHRAQAFTDNICDLWTCGHQELVASRIARSDAVLEQCLKLLYLHWAEECVCPDARRAYLAAAKGRYGLAGPEA, encoded by the coding sequence ATGCAGCGTATTTTATGGCTGGGGAGCCCTTTTTTCGGTGTGGAATTGCACGCTGGCGGCTGGCAGGACGTGGCCCTGCACAATGTTGGGGGCGATCGCGCCTTCGGCTGGGAGGACCTTGTGCGTCTGGCGGGGTTTGTGCCCGACGTGCTGGTTGTGGGCGATAACAGCCGCCCGCCCTTTGTGCTCGGGGTTGAAAAATTTCCCTGCCTGACGGTTTATTACAGTGTGGATTCGCATATCCATAGCTGGCAGCCTTTCTATGCCCAGGCTTTTGACGCCTGTATGGTTTCCCTGCGTGATGACATTCCCCGGTTCCACGGGCCATTTCTTGCTAAAGACAGGGTGTGGTGGTCGCCGCCCTTCGCCTGGGCGCAGGATCAGCCCGACCCCGACGTGCAGTCCGTATGGGACTGTCTTTTTGTGGGCACTGTTTCGGAAAACACGCCCCTGCGTTCAGAATTTTTACGCGCGCTTGGCAGTCAGCTCCCCGGTCTGCACGTGGAAACGGGGAGCTACAGGCGGCTTTTCCCCCAGGGGCGTGTGCTGCTTAACCATTGCGAGCGCGGCGACCTGAACTTCAGGACCTTTGAGGCCCTCGGTTGCGGCGGCTGTCTTGTGACGCCCCGCGTGGGACACGGTTTTGCCCAGCTTTTTGTGGACGGCGAGCACCTTGTGGGCTACGCGCCCAACGATGTGGGCGACGCCCTTTTTCGCATAAAATTCTTGCTGGAACACCCCGACGTGGCGGCCCACATTCGCGCCACAGGGCTGGCCGAGGTCAATGCGCGTCACCGCGCGGCCCACAGGGCCCAGGCTTTTACCGACAACATCTGCGACCTGTGGACCTGCGGACACCAAGAGCTTGTGGCCAGCCGGATTGCCAGGAGCGATGCCGTGCTTGAACAATGCCTCAAGCTGCTCTATCTGCACTGGGCCGAAGAGTGCGTTTGCCCTGACGCGCGCAGGGCGTATCTGGCTGCGGCCAAAGGGCGTTACGGCCTTGCAGGCCCTGAGGCCTAG
- a CDS encoding pseudouridine synthase, whose protein sequence is MRELRVEQQAGQRLDHALEALLPNLGVRGRKRCIESGLVLVNGRPAAASRRMREGDVICLLDAATQAATASVAGAIPTPAPAPAGEAASRAATEGVAASASQTAPAPASELAPALGAVAQHNDLCALAASLGLRMLDRQGEYCFFSKPANMHSAALAGSTQASVEALAPALAAAWDGPSPCRTSGQPCPPVMPGVRHGCGQPVHGATQGQELMLLQRLDFGTSGLLCAALTPAAAAAFRAAEAKGHCEKRYVALLTGVLTGPITARQSLGVSGRRKSRLRDAQADKTRWTDFWPLHVWHPDTMDAEELRLLFSAAPVAAGPTSGMAGGTATGTANESGHFLPEESSLAAAPRASDLPLSLPPQGLTLAACRIRRGARHQIRVHAAGLGHALWGDALYADGVGALPQDSGGAEPSTDLPGFFLHHGGLRLPGAACVDYPPWPLPEALSRLVRAWFEGVLPQAER, encoded by the coding sequence ATGCGGGAATTGCGCGTGGAGCAGCAGGCGGGCCAGCGGCTTGATCATGCGCTTGAGGCGCTTTTGCCCAACCTGGGCGTGCGCGGACGCAAGCGCTGCATCGAAAGCGGTCTTGTGCTGGTCAATGGCCGTCCCGCCGCCGCGTCACGGCGTATGCGCGAGGGAGACGTGATTTGTCTGCTTGACGCGGCGACACAGGCCGCCACAGCGTCCGTAGCGGGGGCCATCCCGACGCCCGCCCCAGCGCCCGCAGGGGAGGCCGCCTCAAGGGCGGCAACAGAAGGCGTCGCAGCGTCGGCGTCGCAGACCGCCCCAGCGCCCGCGTCGGAACTTGCGCCAGCACTTGGTGCGGTTGCCCAGCACAACGACCTCTGCGCACTGGCCGCCAGCCTTGGCCTGCGCATGCTCGACAGGCAAGGCGAGTATTGTTTTTTCAGCAAACCGGCCAACATGCACAGCGCCGCTCTGGCGGGCAGCACACAGGCAAGCGTGGAGGCTCTCGCCCCCGCTCTGGCGGCAGCCTGGGACGGGCCTTCCCCGTGCCGGACTTCAGGCCAGCCGTGCCCTCCGGTCATGCCCGGCGTCCGCCATGGCTGCGGCCAACCCGTACACGGGGCGACACAGGGCCAGGAACTCATGCTGCTGCAACGGCTGGATTTTGGAACGTCAGGACTGCTTTGCGCCGCCCTGACGCCTGCCGCCGCTGCCGCCTTTCGTGCTGCAGAAGCAAAAGGGCATTGTGAAAAGCGCTATGTGGCCTTGCTGACAGGCGTTCTTACAGGGCCAATCACGGCGCGGCAGTCTCTGGGCGTAAGCGGCCGCCGCAAAAGCCGTTTGCGCGACGCACAGGCGGACAAGACCCGTTGGACGGATTTTTGGCCGCTGCATGTCTGGCATCCCGACACAATGGACGCCGAGGAATTGCGGCTGCTTTTCAGCGCCGCTCCCGTTGCGGCAGGCCCGACTTCCGGCATGGCCGGGGGCACGGCAACGGGCACGGCAAACGAGTCCGGTCATTTTTTGCCGGAAGAATCGTCCCTGGCAGCAGCGCCCCGGGCTTCCGATCTCCCGCTCTCCCTGCCGCCGCAGGGGCTGACCCTGGCTGCCTGCCGCATCCGTCGTGGCGCGCGCCATCAGATACGGGTGCACGCAGCGGGACTGGGACACGCGCTGTGGGGCGATGCCCTGTATGCGGATGGGGTGGGCGCGTTGCCGCAGGATTCCGGCGGCGCTGAACCATCCACGGATCTGCCCGGATTTTTTTTGCACCACGGCGGCCTGCGCCTGCCTGGAGCCGCATGTGTTGACTATCCCCCCTGGCCTCTGCCCGAAGCGCTCAGTCGTCTTGTGCGGGCGTGGTTTGAGGGTGTTCTGCCGCAGGCGGAACGCTAG
- a CDS encoding TraR/DksA family transcriptional regulator — MDVFDQATELERLDRESALMRARAAIDRGGPEMIDGVACCRDCGEPIPLKRLEALPGVGLCRACQEERESGD; from the coding sequence ATGGACGTTTTTGATCAAGCTACAGAACTGGAGCGCCTGGACAGGGAATCCGCTCTCATGCGGGCCCGTGCCGCCATTGATCGCGGTGGGCCGGAAATGATTGACGGCGTAGCCTGTTGCCGTGATTGCGGCGAACCCATCCCCCTGAAACGCCTTGAGGCCCTTCCCGGCGTTGGCCTGTGCCGCGCCTGCCAGGAAGAACGCGAAAGCGGCGACTAG
- a CDS encoding adenylate kinase — translation MNILIFGPNGSGKGTQGDLIKQKYNLAHIESGAIFREHIGGGTELGKKAKAYIDRGDLVPDDITIPMVLETLKTKGQHGWLLDGFPRNMVQAEKLWDALKKEGIRLDYVVEILLPREVAKNRIMGRRLCKNNNNHPNNIFIEAIKPNGDVCRVCGGALSSRSDDQDEAAINKRHDIYYNTTDGTLAAAYFFKDLAAQGKTKYIELNGEGSIESIKETLLSKLA, via the coding sequence GTGAATATTCTGATTTTCGGACCCAACGGCAGCGGCAAAGGCACCCAGGGCGACCTCATCAAGCAGAAGTATAACCTCGCCCACATCGAATCCGGCGCCATATTCCGTGAACACATCGGCGGCGGTACTGAACTGGGTAAAAAAGCCAAGGCCTATATTGACCGTGGCGACCTTGTGCCTGACGACATCACCATTCCCATGGTGCTTGAAACCCTGAAGACCAAGGGGCAGCACGGCTGGCTGCTGGACGGCTTCCCGCGCAACATGGTGCAGGCCGAAAAACTGTGGGACGCCCTCAAGAAAGAAGGCATCCGTCTGGATTACGTGGTGGAAATCCTGCTGCCGCGCGAAGTCGCCAAAAACCGCATCATGGGCCGCCGTCTGTGCAAGAACAACAACAACCACCCCAACAACATTTTCATTGAGGCCATCAAACCCAATGGCGACGTGTGCCGCGTCTGTGGCGGCGCTCTCTCCAGCCGCTCCGACGACCAGGACGAGGCCGCCATCAACAAGCGCCACGACATTTACTACAACACCACTGACGGCACCCTGGCCGCCGCGTATTTCTTCAAGGATCTTGCCGCTCAGGGCAAGACCAAATACATTGAACTGAACGGTGAAGGCAGCATCGAGTCCATCAAGGAAACCCTGTTGTCCAAACTGGCCTAA
- a CDS encoding inorganic phosphate transporter → MFDIPVLLALIVLVALIFDFTNGAHDCANAIATVVSTKVVTPRFAVGAAALLNLAGALLGTEVAKTLGSGIVLPQVVEGSHVLVLAALVGAIVWNCITWYFGIPSSSSHALIGGLIGAAVADAGFDALNGKGIIDKVLIPLVASPLAGFFMGYLIMWIIYWACSRMSRRRVNGAFRRLQLVSAAFMATSHGLNDAQKTMGIITLALLIFGKIDAVEVPLWVKLSCAGAMATGTAVGGWKIVKTMGHRIFKLEPVHGFAAETSASLVITGASMMGAPVSTTHTITACIFGVGSTKRLSAVRWNVAGSLLTAWVLTLPAAGAVGFVSYWLLHFIWN, encoded by the coding sequence ATGTTTGATATCCCTGTGCTGCTGGCGCTCATCGTGCTGGTGGCGCTTATCTTTGACTTTACCAATGGCGCGCATGACTGCGCCAACGCCATTGCAACGGTCGTGTCAACCAAGGTGGTCACGCCGCGTTTTGCCGTGGGAGCCGCCGCTTTGCTCAATCTGGCCGGTGCGCTGCTGGGCACGGAAGTGGCCAAGACCCTGGGCAGCGGCATAGTCCTGCCGCAGGTGGTCGAGGGCAGCCATGTGCTTGTTCTGGCGGCCCTGGTCGGGGCCATAGTCTGGAACTGCATAACCTGGTACTTCGGCATCCCTTCGTCCTCGTCCCACGCGCTCATCGGCGGGCTTATCGGCGCGGCTGTGGCTGACGCCGGATTTGACGCGCTCAACGGCAAGGGCATTATCGACAAGGTGCTTATCCCGCTGGTGGCTTCGCCATTGGCGGGTTTTTTTATGGGCTATCTGATCATGTGGATCATTTACTGGGCGTGCTCGCGCATGTCCAGGCGAAGAGTCAACGGGGCTTTCAGGCGCTTGCAGCTGGTGTCCGCAGCCTTTATGGCCACCAGTCACGGCCTGAACGACGCGCAGAAAACCATGGGCATCATTACCCTGGCGCTGCTCATTTTCGGCAAGATCGACGCGGTTGAAGTGCCTTTGTGGGTCAAGCTGTCCTGCGCCGGAGCCATGGCCACGGGCACGGCTGTGGGCGGCTGGAAAATCGTGAAGACCATGGGGCACCGTATTTTCAAGCTGGAGCCGGTACACGGTTTTGCCGCTGAAACGTCGGCATCTCTGGTCATCACCGGGGCCTCGATGATGGGCGCGCCTGTGAGCACCACTCACACCATCACGGCCTGCATCTTTGGCGTGGGTTCCACCAAGCGGCTTTCGGCCGTGCGCTGGAACGTGGCCGGAAGTCTGCTCACGGCCTGGGTGCTGACCCTGCCAGCGGCGGGCGCTGTTGGCTTTGTGTCTTACTGGCTGCTGCATTTTATCTGGAACTAG
- a CDS encoding aspartate aminotransferase family protein: MSQAFAAVKAGEESLLCRSYSRYPVAVVRGKGARLWDVDGKEYVDLLAGIAVTALGHCNDEVNAALTAQAEKLWHVSNLFYQNEQLELARLLLSTSHHNKAFFCNSGAEANEACIKLARRYMRKVKLRDAYEIITLDGCFHGRTLGALAATGRESLSDGFTPLPEGFKQVPACDLEAMKAAITPATAAVMVEVVQGEGGVVPLCGDYLRQLEALCRERDVLFMCDEVQDGLCRTGKFWAFQNYGLTPDAISVAKSLANGLPMGAMLATDAVACGFEAGSHATTFGGGALVSGVATKVVEILLRDKLAENAANLGAHVKREMAAMQDRLPGKIKEVRGMGLMIGIELAVDGKAVWEELLRRGYICNLSHGVTLRLLPALNIDKADLDSFMHTLEEILGGRTA, from the coding sequence ATGTCACAAGCCTTTGCTGCCGTCAAAGCCGGGGAAGAAAGCCTGCTCTGCCGTTCTTACAGCCGTTATCCCGTGGCTGTGGTCCGAGGCAAAGGCGCGCGACTGTGGGATGTTGACGGCAAAGAATATGTGGACCTGCTGGCTGGCATCGCCGTTACCGCGCTTGGGCACTGCAACGACGAAGTCAACGCGGCCCTGACCGCCCAGGCTGAAAAACTCTGGCACGTGAGCAATCTTTTTTACCAGAACGAACAGCTTGAACTGGCCCGCCTGCTGCTGTCCACAAGCCACCACAACAAGGCTTTTTTCTGCAACTCCGGCGCAGAGGCCAACGAAGCGTGCATCAAGCTGGCCCGTCGCTACATGCGCAAGGTCAAACTGCGCGACGCCTATGAAATCATCACGCTTGACGGCTGCTTTCACGGGCGTACCCTCGGCGCTCTGGCCGCCACAGGGCGCGAAAGCCTCAGCGACGGCTTCACGCCGCTGCCCGAAGGATTCAAACAGGTTCCTGCCTGTGACCTTGAGGCCATGAAGGCGGCCATAACCCCCGCCACCGCCGCCGTAATGGTGGAAGTGGTGCAGGGCGAAGGCGGCGTGGTGCCGCTGTGCGGCGACTATCTGCGCCAGCTCGAAGCATTGTGCCGTGAGCGGGATGTTCTCTTCATGTGCGACGAAGTGCAGGATGGACTGTGCCGCACGGGCAAATTCTGGGCTTTCCAGAATTATGGGCTGACGCCCGACGCCATCAGCGTCGCCAAATCCCTGGCCAACGGTCTGCCCATGGGGGCCATGCTGGCTACCGATGCCGTGGCCTGCGGCTTTGAAGCCGGCAGCCATGCCACCACCTTTGGCGGCGGCGCGCTGGTTTCGGGCGTGGCAACCAAGGTTGTGGAAATACTGCTGCGCGACAAGCTGGCTGAAAATGCCGCCAATCTTGGCGCGCATGTAAAGCGTGAGATGGCCGCCATGCAGGATCGCCTGCCCGGAAAAATCAAGGAAGTACGCGGCATGGGCCTCATGATCGGCATCGAGCTCGCCGTGGACGGCAAAGCGGTGTGGGAAGAACTGCTGCGCCGGGGCTACATCTGCAACCTGAGCCACGGCGTGACCCTGCGCCTTCTGCCCGCCCTGAATATCGACAAGGCTGACCTTGATTCCTTCATGCATACCCTTGAAGAGATTCTCGGCGGCCGCACCGCCTGA
- a CDS encoding AsmA-like C-terminal region-containing protein has protein sequence MLLNARRLRLFARILLALLLLLSGLTAGAFYLLQRNPEALAGHFIEELRASTGLSISVDAVSVALLPVPALAVSNATVTGENWHFTTAYATLRPDFAALLQGRFEPRNVSLLRPRVEGTVPVALGPGMDLKGLLASGSGGAATLPGRCRLAVQQGELRILGADGSSLVIEGAQCDLEAKPGDNIQGTLSWAAATLAPADGQPMRLDSLYVDGKTSLVDPLGKSPRMACSGVLRLPDWLPELKFSFNLTPDIIPGKQGLTFAADLGGSISKDGASIPFKFAGGAAWRNADPQAVSLNKLQLTLGPDSVSFDGAVQLEGPIGPALGGSLHLHRASLTRWLGFARNLAPGLQLSLDELSEGLLVFDMDAAGLRVPHIEVTAAGARFTGSGGVADWHKPEVALDMTTENVNLGRAIPEAVGDMPEEPKFEYGPLTPMPGGPVIPGEIGVDYNIRLAAKKVDYGTIIINDALVVIRQGLIDAQSRLEDTLLLVEGKLYGGSIKGETILGGDTSTPYSIRLRARDVNGENLGKDLKVMPVGGGRLRADVDIMSQGRELDVFLSKLRGSVTARAENGFLRAPPRISGGKKTTFAFASLDIGLKVRTAAWDGQKLGLEGQWNAAMAAAGLDMATDINGRLWFSGDGADGGQMDFTNLPGSLSLRMDAERSFNPEGVHVQASGRFSGQSARNEFSVSEGHFTALGVEAHGQASFTAAPEGISWQGKVSAYSPDMARTLRLAGLGKITMPKGFSSIEMDTRFRGDPNSLSLREIRAKLDQSAVTGTLNLDWRDQVSLNFKLTADQFDLDRYMKANEGKSGESEGKPWDFRFMRSFSASGEFGVNKLTAMRFTVQNLRSKYKLENGKLTSDSITGQFYGAPIVSRVSINFTRGLSFANTLTINDFDLTDASNARGGAAALSGRGSIHSEVHANLTGPDQLPALLNGKWRVEVLNGSYQQRTPEGKLKGKPTMITASGASGSITNGVARSSDFYLKGPGLQVGGGGWINFNSETLDCNFNVSMKNVPDFPLRLYGGLSNTKTSIGAGTFILNTLGDITKGFVDVLGGIVEGTWKLFR, from the coding sequence ATGCTTCTGAATGCCCGCCGCCTACGCCTTTTCGCGCGCATCCTCCTGGCGCTCCTCCTCCTGCTGTCCGGCCTGACGGCGGGGGCCTTTTACCTGTTGCAGCGCAACCCCGAGGCCCTTGCCGGGCATTTTATCGAAGAACTTCGGGCCAGTACCGGGCTGTCCATCTCTGTGGACGCCGTCAGCGTGGCCCTTCTGCCCGTGCCGGCACTGGCCGTGAGCAACGCCACCGTCACAGGCGAAAACTGGCATTTTACCACAGCCTATGCCACGTTGCGCCCCGATTTTGCCGCGCTTCTTCAAGGGCGATTTGAACCTCGCAATGTCTCCCTCCTGCGCCCCCGCGTGGAAGGAACCGTGCCCGTGGCCCTCGGCCCCGGCATGGATCTGAAAGGCCTGCTCGCCTCTGGCAGCGGCGGGGCGGCGACATTGCCGGGACGCTGTCGCCTTGCGGTGCAGCAGGGCGAGCTGCGCATCCTGGGGGCCGACGGCTCAAGCCTCGTCATCGAGGGCGCGCAGTGCGACCTCGAAGCCAAACCGGGCGACAACATCCAGGGCACCCTCTCATGGGCCGCCGCCACGCTTGCGCCCGCTGACGGTCAACCCATGCGCCTGGACAGCCTGTATGTGGACGGCAAAACCAGCCTTGTCGATCCCCTGGGCAAAAGCCCGCGCATGGCGTGCAGCGGCGTATTGCGCCTCCCGGACTGGCTGCCCGAACTGAAATTTTCCTTCAACCTGACGCCCGATATCATCCCTGGCAAACAGGGCCTCACTTTTGCGGCCGACCTCGGCGGCTCCATCTCCAAGGATGGGGCGAGCATTCCCTTCAAGTTCGCGGGCGGCGCAGCATGGCGCAACGCCGACCCGCAAGCGGTCAGTCTGAACAAACTGCAACTGACCCTTGGGCCAGACAGTGTGAGCTTTGACGGCGCAGTGCAGCTTGAAGGCCCCATTGGCCCCGCCCTTGGAGGCAGCCTGCACCTGCACCGCGCAAGCCTCACGCGCTGGCTGGGTTTTGCCCGCAATCTGGCCCCCGGACTGCAACTGTCCCTGGACGAACTTTCTGAAGGACTGCTTGTTTTTGACATGGACGCGGCCGGGCTGCGCGTACCGCACATTGAAGTGACGGCGGCGGGCGCCCGGTTTACAGGATCGGGCGGCGTGGCCGACTGGCACAAGCCCGAAGTGGCCCTGGACATGACCACCGAGAACGTCAATCTTGGGCGCGCCATCCCCGAAGCCGTGGGCGACATGCCCGAAGAGCCCAAATTCGAGTACGGGCCGCTCACGCCCATGCCGGGCGGGCCCGTCATTCCAGGCGAAATCGGCGTGGATTACAACATCCGCCTGGCCGCCAAAAAAGTGGACTACGGCACCATCATCATCAATGACGCTCTTGTGGTTATCCGACAAGGGCTGATCGACGCCCAAAGCCGCCTTGAAGACACCCTGCTGCTTGTGGAAGGCAAGCTTTACGGCGGCAGCATCAAGGGCGAAACCATCCTTGGCGGCGACACGAGCACACCCTACTCCATACGCCTGCGGGCGCGCGACGTGAATGGCGAAAACCTGGGCAAAGACCTCAAGGTCATGCCCGTGGGCGGCGGCCGCCTGCGCGCCGATGTGGACATCATGAGCCAGGGGCGCGAACTGGACGTCTTTTTGAGCAAGTTGCGCGGCAGCGTCACCGCAAGGGCGGAGAACGGCTTTCTGCGCGCGCCGCCGCGTATCAGCGGCGGCAAAAAAACCACGTTCGCCTTTGCCTCCCTGGACATTGGCCTCAAGGTACGCACGGCGGCCTGGGACGGCCAGAAGCTCGGCCTTGAGGGGCAATGGAACGCGGCAATGGCCGCCGCCGGGCTGGACATGGCGACCGACATCAACGGCAGGCTGTGGTTCAGCGGCGACGGGGCCGATGGCGGACAGATGGATTTCACCAATCTGCCCGGCTCGCTTTCGCTGCGCATGGACGCGGAGCGCTCTTTCAATCCCGAAGGAGTGCACGTTCAGGCCTCGGGCCGCTTCAGCGGCCAGTCGGCCCGCAATGAATTTTCGGTATCCGAGGGGCATTTCACCGCGCTGGGCGTGGAGGCCCACGGCCAGGCCAGCTTTACCGCCGCCCCGGAGGGGATTTCGTGGCAGGGCAAGGTATCGGCGTACAGCCCCGACATGGCCCGCACCCTGCGCCTGGCGGGCCTTGGCAAGATTACCATGCCCAAGGGCTTCAGCAGCATCGAAATGGACACCCGCTTCAGGGGCGACCCCAATTCCCTTTCTTTGCGCGAAATCCGGGCCAAACTGGATCAGAGCGCCGTCACCGGCACACTGAACCTTGACTGGCGCGACCAGGTCAGCCTCAATTTCAAGCTCACCGCCGACCAGTTTGACCTTGACCGCTACATGAAGGCCAATGAGGGAAAATCCGGCGAGTCAGAGGGCAAACCGTGGGATTTCCGCTTTATGCGCAGCTTCAGCGCTTCCGGCGAATTTGGCGTCAACAAGCTCACAGCCATGCGCTTCACGGTGCAAAACCTGCGCTCCAAGTACAAACTTGAAAACGGCAAGCTCACGTCCGACTCCATTACCGGCCAGTTTTACGGCGCGCCCATCGTCAGCAGGGTCTCCATCAACTTCACGAGGGGCCTCAGCTTCGCCAATACCCTCACCATCAACGACTTTGATCTGACGGACGCCAGCAATGCCAGGGGCGGCGCAGCCGCACTCAGCGGCAGGGGCTCCATCCACTCGGAGGTGCATGCCAACCTCACCGGGCCGGATCAGTTGCCCGCCCTGCTCAACGGCAAATGGCGCGTCGAGGTGCTCAACGGCTCCTACCAGCAGAGAACGCCGGAGGGCAAGCTCAAGGGCAAGCCCACGATGATTACCGCTTCGGGCGCGTCCGGGAGCATTACCAATGGCGTGGCGCGCAGTAGTGATTTTTATCTCAAGGGGCCGGGGCTGCAGGTTGGCGGCGGCGGCTGGATCAACTTCAACAGCGAGACCCTGGACTGCAATTTCAACGTCAGCATGAAGAACGTTCCTGACTTTCCGCTGCGCCTTTACGGCGGCCTGAGCAACACCAAAACCTCCATTGGCGCGGGCACGTTTATCCTGAACACCCTTGGCGACATTACCAAGGGATTTGTGGATGTGCTCGGCGGTATTGTCGAAGGCACATGGAAACTCTTTCGCTGA